A genomic stretch from Hemibagrus wyckioides isolate EC202008001 linkage group LG18, SWU_Hwy_1.0, whole genome shotgun sequence includes:
- the LOC131368920 gene encoding serine/threonine-protein kinase pim-1-like, translated as MSFTRRFRTDKDTQDRKKVAIKCVAKDISETYITFPGKTHSLPLEVALMVMVSKPYCENVVKLLEWFEMSEFFILVLERPDCCMDLIEYCYLNNSKLSEDESRKIMEQVVEAARHCCDHGFFHHDINLENINIPLR; from the exons ATGTCCTTCACGCGCCGATTCCGAACTGATAAGGACACTCAAGATAGGAAAAAG GTGGCCATTAAATGTGTAGCCAAAGATATCTCCGAGACGTACATCACCTTC cctgGAAAGACACACAGCCTCCCTCTGGAGGTGGCGTTAATGGTAATGGTGTCCAAGCCTTACTGTGAGAACGTGGTAAAGCTGCTGGAATGGTTTGAGATGTCCGAGTTCTTCATCCTGGTGCTGGAGCGACCCGACTGCTGCATGGACCTTATTGAGTACTGTTATCTAAACAACAGTAAGCTGTCTGAAGATGAGTCTCGGAAGATCATGGAGCAGGTGGTCGAGGCCGCCCGTCACTGCTGCGATCACGGCTTTTTTCACCATGACATCAATCTGGAGAACATTAACATCCCTCTACGCTAG
- the ccdc80l2 gene encoding coiled-coil domain-containing protein 80: MHRVGIVLFWLVLLSCLSSTALSARTGKSKQQSKTRDEVAGPREHAGAKDAGVREAGGASETDFLADFAGKKRLWVITAPSYSDNYLRMMENQIQESEGLNCRLAERDTLIVTIIQNAMMEGKIKHTTMEGQATEQALDSDMVTKLLHYLELAHQTFSMLILKKNLKVGEKFPYPVRVEAVLEVIDNLPARKLERVARKGSLQRCKITKKRLVVKQNGGKKRRIFSSQKQGNVTSILNSQRQNVDKKAAIRSKVQDILSGRSRFVIRKTAASPAGSKVTSTPKTGANEEVKLEHDSGTEHTEDAGEKTAMRVENKYNDKENDKTSSTTEVKGEQTGDPAKQKSKGKKDKEEKKKKKKKGKRGGKKSQREANSKEKTALKEFMEKLKGQRRLLVISSPSEVSSQYIQQRDDNELHSCDLVLRKITVLSILGSEQSPTLRLQHYQQDGVPRLALLPDSIKNPDLISQIRKEYGLHWQEFSMAVTDYDLRPNLGKVFHSLTSPSAIINYIDTFQSRRVEKAAEKDTPSPCSPSEASNQAENSLLRFMSKRRLLIISAPTEDDYSFHQQIQAINGQECHMGIRHFALLKLVGKGPKASGTVELFPLNGKSQTEKEVLSPDVVSNLRDQLKITTDYFSMLVVGKDGEVKAWYPTSMWTLSNIYDLVDSMELRQQEQKLQNTLGIHCPEDSGGAGEGTYHGYTRHTEDYLYHQSED, from the exons ATGCATCGTGTGGGGATAGTGCTGTTTTGGCTTGTCTTGTTGAGTTGCTTGTCCAGCACGGCGCTGTCAGCACGAACAGGCAAGAGCAAACAGCAGTCAAAGACAAGGGATGAAGTTGCTGGCCCCCGGGAGCATGCTGGAGCAAAGGACGCTGGAGTACGAGAAGCTGGAGGAGCTTCTGAGACTGACTTCTTGGCTGACTTTGCAGGGAAAAAGCGCTTATGGGTGATCACCGCCCCATCCTACAGCGATAACTACTTACGCATGATGGAGAACCAGATCCAGGAGTCTGAAGGGTTGAACTGTAGATTagcagagagagacactctCATTGTGACCATTATTCAGAATGCAATGATGGAAGGCAAAATCAAGCATACAACGATGGAGGGACAAGCCACTGAGCAAGCTCTGGATTCAGACATGGTGACAAAACTGCTACATTACTTGGAGCTGGCACACCAGACCTTCTCCATGTTAATCCTGAAGAAGAACCTGAAGGTTGGTGAGAAATTTCCTTACCCAGTGCGCGTGGAAGCTGTTCTGGAAGTTATCGATAACCTTCCTGCACGCAAGCTGGAGAGAGTGGCAAGGAAGGGGTCACTTCAGAGGTGCAAGATTACTAAGAAGAGGTTAGTAGTGAAGCAGAATGGTGGTAAGAAGAGAAGAATCTTCAGCTCTCAGAAACAGGGGAACGTTACATCCATCCTTAATTCACAGCGACAAAATGTGGACAAGAAAGCAGCCATTAGGAGCAAGGTTCAGGATATTCTCAGCGGTCGCTCCAGGTTTGTCATCCGTAAAACCGCAGCGAGTCCTGCAGGCAGCAAGGTAACCTCGACCCCCAAAACTGGGGCAAATGAGGAGGTGAAGCTCGAGCATGACAGTGGAACAGAACACACTGAAGACGCAGGAGAAAAGACAGCGATGAGAGTGGAGAATAAATACAATGATAAAGAGAACGACAAAACAAGTTCAACCACAGAGGTGAAAGGAGAGCAAACGGGTGACCCAGCCAAACAGAAAAGCAAAGGAAAGAAGGataaggaagagaagaagaagaagaagaagaagggcaAAAGAGGAGGGAAGAAGTCGCAACGAGAGGcaaacagtaaagaaaaaacagcTCTCAAAGAGTTTATGGAAAAGCTCAAGGGTCAAAGAAGACTTCTT GTAATTTCTTCCCCCAGTGAGGTCTCGAGTCAGTATATCCAACAGAGAGATGATAACGAGCTGCACAGCTGTGACCTGGTTTTACGGAAAATTACAGTGCTGTCCATCCTGGGCTCAGAGCAAAGCCCTACACTGCGACTACAACACTATCAGCAAG ATGGAGTTCCTCGACTCGCCTTGCTCCCAGACAGCATCAAAAATCCTGACCTGATCAGTCAAATCCGCAAAGAATACGGGCTCCACTGGCAGGAATTCTCCATGGCCGTGACGGACTATGACCTGAGACCTAAC CTTGGGAAGGTGTTTCATTCACTGACATCCCCATCAGCTATAATAAATTACATCGACACCTTCCAGTCTCGGAGGGTGGAGAAAGCAGCAGAGAAGGACACTCCCTCGCCCTGTTCTCCGTCGGAGGCTAGTAATCAGGCGGAGAACTCCCTGCTCAG ATTTATGTCCAAAAGAAGACTTTTGATCATCTCTGCACCAACTGAGGATGACTATTCCTTTCATCAGCAGATTCAAGCTATTAATGGACAAGAGTGTCATATGG GTATCCGTCACTTCGCTTTGCTGAAACTTGTAGGAAAAGGACCAAAGGCTTCAGGGACTGTTGAGCTATTTCCACTGAATG GCAAAAGTCAGACTGAAAAAGAAGTGCTGTCTCCAGATGTGGTGAGCAATCTGAGAGACCAGCTGAAGATCACTACGGACTACTTCAGCATGCTGGTGGTGGGGAAGGACGGTGAAGTGAAAGCCTGGTATCCAACATCAATGTGGACTTTGTCTAATATCTATGACTTGGTGGACTCTATGGAACTACGTCAGCAGGAACAGAAGCTTCAGAACACCCTCGGTATTCACTGCCCCGAAGACAGCGGCGGTGCCGGGGAAGGTACTTACCATGGATATACGAGACACACCGAGGACTATCTGTACCATCAATCAGAGGACTGA